The Microbacterium luteum genome includes a region encoding these proteins:
- a CDS encoding DUF6153 family protein, with amino-acid sequence MIGLSALRLRLPHPVRWLVAVCFAAAVIVGLMGMHTISSGHTAPTTSENVEMPGGAPHHSSAPATGDEDAEACASCSPSGGHDVLMMMCVLALLAAALVLLVPRAAWSSVWERHALRPPVTRCRPAPDRPPSLLELSISRT; translated from the coding sequence ATGATCGGCCTGTCCGCGTTGCGCCTGCGGCTGCCGCACCCGGTGCGGTGGCTGGTTGCCGTGTGCTTCGCTGCAGCGGTCATCGTCGGGTTGATGGGGATGCACACGATCTCCTCGGGACACACCGCCCCTACGACCTCGGAGAATGTCGAGATGCCGGGCGGGGCACCTCACCACTCGTCGGCGCCCGCGACCGGCGATGAGGATGCGGAGGCGTGCGCGTCGTGCAGCCCGAGCGGGGGCCATGACGTTCTGATGATGATGTGCGTGCTGGCGTTGCTGGCAGCCGCCCTCGTGCTGCTGGTCCCCCGCGCCGCATGGTCGTCTGTGTGGGAGCGGCATGCATTGCGTCCGCCGGTGACGCGGTGCCGGCCGGCCCCGGACCGGCCTCCCTCACTCCTGGAGCTGTCGATCAGCCGAACGTGA
- a CDS encoding cation diffusion facilitator family transporter: MGAGHNHGAPTTEAGAPGDHRARLWIAFGLTATIVIAQAIGSIVTGSLALLTDTAHAITDASGLLVALIAATLMLRPANPKRTWGFRRIEVIAALGQAALLLVVGTYAAVEGIRRLFEPPEVAAGEMLVFGIVGLAANVIAIVILSSSRGANFNMRAAFLEVINDALGSLGVIVAAIVIATTGFQQADAIAGLLIAGLIVPRAIILMRDTTRVLMEFTPAGLDLDEVRRHILELEHVTDVHDLHASTVATGLPTLTAHVVVEDECFTDGHAAEVLHEVRECVAGHFPVSIQHSTFQIETAHLTEDEPALVRHR; the protein is encoded by the coding sequence ATGGGTGCGGGTCACAACCACGGTGCACCGACTACCGAGGCAGGAGCGCCCGGGGATCACCGAGCACGACTGTGGATCGCGTTCGGCCTGACGGCGACGATCGTGATCGCGCAGGCGATCGGTTCCATCGTCACCGGCAGCCTGGCGCTGCTGACGGACACCGCACACGCGATCACCGACGCGTCCGGTCTGCTGGTCGCGCTGATCGCGGCGACGCTGATGCTGCGGCCGGCTAATCCGAAGCGGACCTGGGGATTCCGACGCATCGAGGTGATCGCCGCACTCGGGCAGGCCGCACTGCTGCTGGTGGTGGGCACTTACGCCGCCGTCGAAGGTATCCGACGCCTGTTCGAGCCGCCGGAGGTCGCCGCGGGAGAGATGCTCGTGTTCGGCATCGTCGGCCTCGCGGCGAATGTGATCGCGATCGTGATCCTCTCCTCGAGCCGCGGCGCGAACTTCAATATGCGGGCAGCGTTCCTGGAGGTGATCAACGATGCACTCGGCTCGCTCGGGGTGATCGTGGCCGCGATTGTGATCGCCACGACCGGGTTCCAGCAGGCCGACGCGATTGCAGGGCTCCTGATCGCGGGACTGATCGTGCCGCGCGCGATCATTTTGATGCGCGACACCACCCGGGTGCTCATGGAGTTCACCCCTGCCGGGCTCGACTTGGACGAGGTACGCCGGCACATCCTTGAGCTCGAACACGTCACCGACGTGCACGACCTGCACGCATCGACGGTCGCCACTGGCCTGCCCACCCTGACCGCGCATGTGGTGGTCGAGGATGAGTGCTTCACCGACGGGCATGCCGCGGAGGTGTTGCACGAGGTACGCGAATGCGTGGCCGGTCACTTCCCGGTGTCGATTCAGCACTCGACCTTCCAGATCGAGACCGCGCACCTCACCGAGGACGAGCCAGCCCTTGTCCGCCACCGCTGA
- a CDS encoding DUF305 domain-containing protein codes for MMNKKMRLAAVAAVPLAAVLFLAGCADNGGSMPGMDHGGSSSAPSESAEADFNMADSMFAMMMIPHHEQAVEMSDMILAKSDVDQRVLDLAQQIKDAQQPEIETMQGWLAEWGVSSDDMDMGEMEHGGGMMSDEDMAALESASGAEAAPLFLEQMIAHHQGAIEMAETELANGKNADALALAQAVVDTQSAEIETMQDLLGQL; via the coding sequence ATGATGAACAAGAAGATGCGTTTGGCAGCGGTCGCGGCCGTACCGCTGGCAGCGGTGCTGTTCCTGGCCGGCTGCGCGGACAACGGAGGCAGCATGCCTGGAATGGATCATGGTGGGTCGTCGTCGGCCCCGTCGGAATCGGCGGAGGCGGACTTCAACATGGCGGATTCGATGTTCGCGATGATGATGATCCCGCATCACGAGCAGGCCGTCGAGATGAGCGACATGATCCTCGCCAAGAGCGACGTTGATCAGCGGGTGCTGGATCTGGCTCAGCAGATCAAGGACGCCCAGCAGCCGGAGATCGAGACGATGCAGGGATGGCTCGCCGAGTGGGGCGTGTCCAGTGACGACATGGACATGGGTGAGATGGAGCACGGCGGCGGGATGATGTCTGACGAGGACATGGCGGCGCTGGAGTCGGCGTCCGGGGCCGAGGCGGCACCCCTGTTCCTGGAGCAGATGATCGCCCACCACCAGGGGGCGATCGAGATGGCCGAGACCGAACTCGCCAACGGGAAGAACGCGGACGCGTTGGCGCTCGCGCAAGCCGTGGTCGATACACAGTCCGCGGAGATCGAGACCATGCAGGATCTGCTCGGCCAGCTCTGA
- a CDS encoding four-helix bundle copper-binding protein, whose translation MFDTHPRANDIANRDALLACIDACLECGQACTTCADACLSEEMVADLTTCIRLNQDCADLCDTTARLLSRHTGTDTTVLRAALEALRAACAACAAECDTHADMHEHCRVCADACRRCEQACTNLLATL comes from the coding sequence ATGTTCGACACCCACCCCCGAGCCAACGACATCGCCAACCGAGACGCGCTCCTGGCCTGTATCGACGCGTGCCTCGAGTGCGGCCAGGCTTGTACGACCTGCGCCGACGCCTGTCTCAGCGAGGAGATGGTCGCCGATCTGACCACCTGCATCCGTCTGAACCAGGATTGCGCCGACCTCTGCGACACCACCGCGCGCCTGCTCTCTCGCCACACCGGCACGGACACCACCGTGCTTCGTGCCGCGCTGGAGGCGTTGCGCGCAGCGTGCGCCGCATGCGCCGCCGAGTGCGACACCCACGCGGACATGCACGAGCACTGCCGGGTCTGCGCCGACGCCTGCCGCCGCTGTGAACAGGCCTGCACTAACCTGCTCGCGACGCTCTGA